One region of Wyeomyia smithii strain HCP4-BCI-WySm-NY-G18 chromosome 3, ASM2978416v1, whole genome shotgun sequence genomic DNA includes:
- the LOC129730327 gene encoding REPTOR-binding partner: MDYDELTVVEEQNQLERKESGKRGRKPGRKASAERVDMKAKLERSRQSARECRARKKLRYQYLEELVSDREKAVYELRRELEKLHYWALEVDAGRFPEGLQELLEELGALKQE; the protein is encoded by the exons ATGGACTACGACGAATTAACGGTAGTAGAGGAGCAAAATCAGTTG GAAAGGAAAGAAAGCGGCAAACGGGGGCGCAAACCAGGCCGCAAAGCATCAGCTGAACGGGTCGATATGAAAGCTAAATTAG AACGTAGCAGACAGAGTGCCCGGGAGTGCAGAGCACGTAAGAAGCTGCGCTATCAGTATTTAGAGGAATTGGTCAGCGATCGTGAGAAGGCCGTGTACGAATTACGCCGCGAACTGGAGAAATTACATTACTGGGCGTTGGAAGTCGATGCTGGCCGCTTTCCAGAGGGCTTACAGGAACTACTGGAAGAGCTGGGTGCCCTGAAGCAGGAGTAA